The following are from one region of the Cloacibacterium normanense genome:
- a CDS encoding MarR family winged helix-turn-helix transcriptional regulator gives MKTEKDFSTLYLERQLCFPLYAASRLTTKIYEPFLKNLDLTYPQYLVLMVLWQNDAITVNEIGSRLFLESNTLTPLLKRLEQKGLLTRKRSAEDERKVVISLTTSGKALREQAVEIPTKIISHFSDESISAEEIIQFQKTLHSLIEILHQKSEKQ, from the coding sequence ATGAAAACAGAAAAAGATTTCAGCACTCTCTATTTAGAAAGACAATTGTGCTTTCCATTATATGCAGCATCTCGATTAACCACCAAGATTTATGAGCCTTTTCTCAAAAATCTAGACCTCACCTATCCACAATATTTGGTGCTTATGGTACTTTGGCAAAATGACGCCATCACGGTGAATGAAATAGGGAGCCGACTTTTTTTAGAATCTAATACGCTCACTCCATTGCTCAAAAGATTAGAACAAAAGGGATTGCTTACCCGAAAACGCTCTGCCGAAGACGAAAGAAAGGTAGTGATTTCTCTTACCACCTCAGGAAAAGCACTCCGAGAACAAGCAGTAGAAATTCCCACAAAAATTATTAGTCATTTCTCAGACGAGAGCATTTCTGCGGAAGAAATCATACAATTCCAAAAAACCTTGCATAGTTTGATAGAAATTCTTCATCAAAAATCTGAAAAACAATAA
- a CDS encoding transposase — protein sequence MAPFEYSSGSSVRAITKVNHFADKKIKSLLHLVALNAIKYDAELKE from the coding sequence ATTGCTCCTTTTGAATATAGTTCTGGCTCAAGTGTAAGAGCAATAACTAAAGTAAATCATTTTGCTGATAAGAAAATAAAATCTCTTCTACATCTCGTAGCATTAAATGCTATAAAATACGATGCAGAACTAAAGGAATAG
- a CDS encoding GLPGLI family protein — protein sequence MKIQFLLFLLIINYTYSQDKLFLYDYKFISDSTNKMNVKNEIMILNIQKDRTEFYSYERYSSDSIQLSEAKKGNMAMPKNKVMISDRIVKYPNSNQIDYITFISWDKYIVKQDIDLKWKLENRFSKILGYDVQEATTEFGGRKWVAWFAKELPIPDGPYKFKNLPGLILKIEDTTKSHIFELKGIRKNDHIFNYPNLNNYKEYKLNFDQYVKKFKDYRKNPTADLIGHIPDQRDAEGNFKTSAQVIKELNDKWLENFKKDNNIIEINLLH from the coding sequence ATGAAAATTCAATTTTTACTTTTCCTATTGATCATAAATTACACATATTCTCAAGATAAACTTTTTTTATATGATTATAAATTCATTTCTGATTCTACAAATAAAATGAATGTAAAAAATGAAATAATGATTTTGAATATTCAAAAAGATAGAACAGAATTCTATAGTTACGAAAGATATTCTTCTGATTCTATACAGTTATCCGAAGCCAAAAAAGGGAATATGGCAATGCCAAAAAATAAAGTAATGATTAGTGATAGAATTGTTAAATATCCTAATTCAAATCAAATTGATTATATAACTTTTATATCTTGGGATAAATATATTGTAAAACAAGACATAGATCTAAAATGGAAATTGGAAAATAGATTTTCAAAAATTTTAGGTTATGATGTACAAGAAGCAACAACTGAATTCGGTGGAAGAAAGTGGGTTGCTTGGTTTGCAAAAGAATTACCAATTCCAGACGGACCTTATAAATTCAAAAACCTTCCTGGTTTAATTTTAAAAATTGAAGACACCACTAAAAGTCATATTTTTGAATTAAAGGGAATAAGAAAAAATGATCATATTTTTAATTATCCCAATTTGAACAACTATAAAGAATATAAATTGAACTTTGACCAATACGTGAAAAAATTTAAAGACTATCGTAAAAATCCAACAGCTGATTTAATTGGTCATATTCCTGACCAAAGAGATGCAGAAGGAAACTTCAAAACTTCTGCTCAAGTAATAAAAGAATTAAATGATAAATGGCTGGAAAACTTTAAGAAAGATAATAACATCATCGAAATAAATTTGTTACACTAA